One genomic region from Natronolimnobius sp. AArcel1 encodes:
- a CDS encoding helix-turn-helix domain-containing protein: MPEFEDRHASIPDPNEFDPGEAEVDSRLEFRNSFSEALTQHGFPDTLVLARERAEDVFHDRRLEILDYLKEHNPHSVRALADELDYDKGVVSRDLQKLATIDVVEYVEEGRAKAPRLKHNHVVIEPVV, translated from the coding sequence ATGCCTGAATTTGAAGACCGCCACGCTTCGATCCCTGATCCGAACGAGTTCGATCCTGGGGAGGCCGAAGTAGATTCTCGCCTGGAATTCCGGAATTCTTTCTCGGAAGCGCTGACGCAGCACGGTTTCCCGGACACACTCGTACTCGCTCGTGAACGAGCTGAAGACGTCTTCCACGACCGGCGCTTGGAGATTCTCGACTACCTGAAGGAACATAATCCCCACTCGGTTCGCGCGCTCGCTGATGAACTGGACTACGACAAAGGTGTCGTCAGCCGCGATCTACAGAAGCTCGCCACCATCGATGTCGTCGAGTATGTCGAAGAAGGTCGTGCGAAAGCTCCACGGCTCAAGCACAACCACGTCGTCATCGAACCAGTTGTCTGA
- a CDS encoding DUF2062 domain-containing protein, with amino-acid sequence MHSYSTDQPRRHQWYIWIGVIAASVAFLPLAAGSLKGIPLGVLVGGLYYGFTRWLWKWSVLRAYNIVEVPVLDGEWEGYLYTSKDPAEIDDELIVKTGKQRDGLTKMETSLRIEQTWDKVLVSLDGPESNSGSQGATILVKENAWPTIAYNYVNDGGYANDDLDMHYGTTTLQYDADEDKLEGPYYTRPDQRGNHGILELYRKSQ; translated from the coding sequence ATGCACAGCTACTCCACTGATCAGCCTCGACGCCACCAGTGGTACATCTGGATAGGCGTCATCGCAGCCTCAGTAGCATTTCTGCCGCTAGCGGCAGGGAGCCTAAAGGGAATTCCCCTTGGAGTCCTCGTCGGAGGGCTCTATTACGGTTTCACACGCTGGCTGTGGAAATGGAGCGTTCTCCGGGCGTACAACATCGTTGAGGTTCCAGTTTTGGACGGCGAGTGGGAGGGGTATCTCTACACATCGAAAGACCCTGCGGAGATAGATGACGAGCTCATCGTCAAAACGGGAAAACAACGAGATGGACTCACCAAAATGGAAACCTCGCTCAGGATCGAACAAACCTGGGATAAGGTCTTAGTGTCGTTAGACGGGCCAGAGTCCAACTCTGGCAGCCAAGGAGCGACGATCCTCGTGAAGGAGAACGCTTGGCCCACGATCGCGTACAACTACGTCAATGATGGCGGTTACGCGAACGATGATTTGGACATGCACTATGGGACAACGACGCTCCAGTACGATGCTGACGAGGATAAACTCGAAGGTCCCTACTACACTCGCCCGGACCAAAGAGGGAATCATGGAATCCTAGAGCTGTACCGAAAAAGCCAGTGA
- a CDS encoding IS630 family transposase — protein MKPHLSSYWEIPPEQDADFVYYMEDVLNLYHEPYDETRPVICFDESSKALRGHERDPLPARPGAVARSDHRYKRNGKQRIHLSTEPLTGWVNVEITEKRRTIEWIDRMVELADVHYPDADCIRVVMDQLNTHKPAAFYQFFPPEYAQAYLDRFEFHYTPKRGSWLNMAEIEIGVLKRQCLDRRIYHAATLRAEVAAWQRRRNTTNRPIDWQFTTDDARIKLRQLYPIETEEDLQIHA, from the coding sequence CTGAAACCTCATCTCTCCAGCTACTGGGAGATACCTCCAGAACAGGACGCTGACTTCGTCTACTACATGGAAGATGTTCTCAATCTCTACCACGAACCGTACGACGAAACCCGTCCAGTCATCTGTTTTGACGAATCTAGCAAGGCTCTACGAGGACACGAACGCGACCCGCTCCCGGCCCGACCGGGAGCGGTCGCCCGATCCGATCACCGCTACAAACGCAATGGGAAACAACGAATACATCTCTCGACAGAGCCGCTAACTGGCTGGGTAAACGTCGAAATCACCGAGAAGAGGCGAACAATAGAATGGATCGACCGAATGGTCGAACTCGCAGATGTTCACTACCCGGATGCGGACTGCATCCGGGTTGTGATGGATCAGCTCAACACACACAAGCCTGCTGCCTTCTATCAGTTTTTCCCGCCAGAGTATGCTCAAGCGTATCTTGATCGGTTCGAGTTTCATTACACGCCCAAGAGAGGAAGTTGGCTGAATATGGCCGAAATCGAAATAGGCGTCCTCAAACGGCAGTGTCTCGATCGGCGAATCTACCACGCAGCGACCCTCCGAGCGGAGGTCGCTGCGTGGCAGAGGCGTCGAAACACGACCAATCGTCCCATTGACTGGCAGTTTACTACTGACGATGCCCGGATCAAACTACGCCAACTCTACCCAATTGAGACCGAAGAGGATCTACAGATTCACGCTTGA
- a CDS encoding helix-turn-helix domain-containing protein: MGAKKYIVELSDEDRKTLEWFTSAGEQRAQANTRARILLKADDGLTDATISEHVGCHPQTVHNTRKDYTERGIAAIHRRKPDREYERKLDGNAEAHLIKLACSEPPEGHSRWTLHLLADELVTLDEIDFESISHEAVRQRLKKRPETSSLQLLGDTSRTGR, from the coding sequence ATGGGAGCGAAGAAGTACATTGTTGAGCTCAGCGACGAAGATCGCAAGACGCTCGAATGGTTCACGTCCGCCGGTGAACAGAGGGCGCAAGCCAACACACGCGCACGTATCCTTCTGAAAGCTGACGACGGGCTCACTGATGCGACAATCAGTGAGCACGTCGGCTGTCACCCCCAAACCGTCCACAACACACGCAAAGACTACACTGAACGAGGGATTGCGGCGATTCATCGCCGCAAACCCGACCGTGAGTACGAACGCAAGCTTGACGGAAACGCCGAAGCCCACCTCATCAAACTCGCCTGCAGCGAACCACCAGAAGGACACTCTCGGTGGACACTACACCTCCTTGCCGACGAACTCGTTACCCTTGACGAGATCGACTTCGAGTCGATCTCTCACGAGGCCGTCCGACAGCGGTTAAAAAAACGCCCTGAAACCTCATCTCTCCAGCTACTGGGAGATACCTCCAGAACAGGACGCTGA
- a CDS encoding nucleotidyltransferase has protein sequence MDIVVKLTSAWRRDLSNLTSTERDRYHNNSGSADYSYTEFSDDVWNWLRRQFNNPGDRISRGNKAIAIESDRLPVDVDVVPCADYRIYNSYPPTESNTEPDIDHGMYFDAQRTGERIINYPQIHYTNGCQKHSKYKETVRIFKNARDYYNDHFSTWQTIDAHSYGIECLIYNVPDEILQRSRRRDRFIEVLDHLQDESTDLSGFDQVSEEELLFGDSNTQWDLTNAEQLLSRLREMWNEWYDKQNAQLLH, from the coding sequence GTGGACATCGTCGTGAAGCTAACCTCTGCATGGCGGCGTGACCTGTCGAATCTAACTTCGACTGAGCGGGACCGGTACCACAACAACTCGGGGTCAGCGGATTACAGCTACACTGAGTTCAGTGACGACGTGTGGAACTGGCTCCGGCGGCAATTCAATAATCCAGGTGACCGGATCTCTCGTGGGAACAAGGCGATCGCCATCGAAAGCGACCGCCTTCCGGTTGACGTCGATGTCGTTCCGTGTGCGGATTACCGGATCTACAACAGTTACCCGCCGACCGAGTCCAATACAGAACCCGATATCGACCACGGGATGTACTTCGACGCGCAGAGAACAGGCGAACGGATCATCAACTATCCACAGATCCACTACACAAACGGGTGCCAGAAGCACTCGAAATACAAAGAGACCGTCCGTATCTTCAAAAACGCGCGTGACTACTACAACGATCACTTCAGCACCTGGCAAACGATCGACGCGCACTCCTACGGCATCGAATGTCTCATCTACAACGTTCCAGATGAGATTCTACAACGGTCACGCCGACGTGACCGCTTCATCGAAGTCCTAGATCATCTCCAAGACGAGAGCACCGATCTCAGCGGATTCGATCAAGTGTCGGAAGAGGAGTTGCTATTCGGAGACAGTAACACCCAGTGGGACCTCACCAACGCAGAACAGTTACTCAGCCGGCTCCGCGAGATGTGGAACGAGTGGTACGATAAACAGAATGCACAGCTACTCCACTGA
- a CDS encoding site-specific integrase yields MTTPSANSHAHQAAAWLKPRQVRELRTAAQSTNSLSYLRDRNEAIVTLLYDTGLRVGELVALDVENLHFNDDPAYLALPASIQKEYPTDRSPRYQEMNLSVDETTYDTVPRLQSYLNNRWKDSDALFPSRQADRMTTESVRRVLRALAETADVRPHTIEGVQGYPTDVTPHTLRHSVAYRMLHAEDGYSLYDVRNRLRHATIQTTERVYDHFDRI; encoded by the coding sequence ATGACAACGCCATCTGCAAATTCCCACGCTCACCAAGCAGCAGCCTGGCTCAAACCTCGCCAAGTCCGCGAACTCCGAACCGCAGCTCAAAGCACTAACTCACTCTCTTACCTCCGCGATCGAAACGAGGCAATCGTCACTTTGCTATATGACACTGGCCTTCGAGTTGGCGAACTCGTCGCGCTTGACGTCGAGAATCTGCACTTCAATGACGATCCAGCGTATCTTGCGCTTCCAGCATCGATTCAAAAAGAGTATCCGACAGATCGCTCGCCACGGTACCAAGAGATGAACTTGAGTGTCGATGAAACAACCTATGACACGGTTCCGCGGCTCCAGTCATACCTCAATAATCGCTGGAAGGACAGCGATGCTCTCTTCCCGAGTCGGCAAGCCGATCGCATGACTACCGAAAGTGTTCGTCGAGTGCTTCGTGCCCTCGCTGAGACAGCCGATGTGCGACCGCACACGATCGAAGGGGTCCAAGGTTATCCCACAGATGTAACGCCGCATACGCTCCGTCACAGCGTCGCGTATCGAATGTTGCATGCAGAGGACGGATACTCACTATACGACGTCCGGAATCGTCTCCGACATGCGACCATTCAAACAACCGAACGAGTCTATGATCACTTCGATCGCATCTAA